The Sphingomonas sp. G-3-2-10 DNA window ACCACGTCCATGAAGAAGGCCGAAGTGCAGAAGGCGATCAGCACGACTGCGAGAATCGTGGGGCTCATCTCGCCCTTGGCCTCGACGGCGCGGGCGAGGGGCGCCAGCAGCTTGCCGCCGAACAGCACGACGATACCCGCCCAGAGCAAACCGCCGCCGATCGCGAGGATCGCCACGCCGGGGCCACCACCGAAGGTGGCGAGCACGACAGCGAGGACGCACCACGACACCGCGTCGTCGAACGCGCCGGCCGTCAGCGACAGCGTGCCGAGCGAGGTGTTGCTCAGGCCGCGCTCATGGATGATGCGGGCGAGCATCGGGAATGCGGTCAGCGCGATGCACGCGCCGAGGAACAGCGTGGCGCTGGCCTGCGAGATGCCAGGCGTGAAGAGGCCCGGCACGCCGAGCAGCATCGGTGTGATCAGTGCGGCGAGGAGGAACGGCACGAGGATGCCCGAGAAGGACACCGTCATCGCGCTCTTCGCCTTCGACTTGAAATGATCGATGCGCAGCGTGGTGCCGACCAGGAACATGTAGAGTCCCACGCCGAGCTGGGCGCCGACATAAAGGACGTTCTTCGATTCCTTGGGGAAGATCGCGGCCTGGATCTCCGGGAATAGCAGCCCGAGCAGCGATGGCCCGAGGACCACGCCCGCGATCATCTCGCCGACGACCTGCGGCTGGCCGAGGAATTTCTGGCCGAGCCAGCCGACCACGCGGCAGGTGAGGACGATCACGGCAAGCTGGAGGAAGAAATGGATGCTGTAGTCGCTCGGCGACATCGTCTTCACGCCGGCCACCACCGGCCCATGCGGCGCAAGCACGTCGCTCAACACGCGAATGACTTCGCTGAACGGATCCATTTCACTCTCCCCCAACGCGCCCGACCGGCAGGTCCGGGCGCTTTCCTGTGCTCAGACAAGAGGGCGGAGCCGGTCCTGCGCAATCGGAAAAGATGCAGTCGCGTGCATTTTTCCGGGCCGCGCGCGCTTTGTGTTGCGCGGCCAACACAGAGTAGTAATGTACCTACATGACAACGCGGACAATATAGGTACGTAGGTACAAAATGAAGGTCATCAGTAGCCGCGATTTCAATCAGGACGTGAGTAGCGCGAAGCGACTCGCGCGACTCGAACCGGTGTTCGTCACCGATCGCGGCAAGCCCACGCACGTGCTGATGAGCATCGCCGCGTTCCGCCAGCTGACCGGCGCGACCGAGAGCGTGGTGGACTTGCTGGCGATGCCCGGCGCCACGGGCTCGGATCTCGATCCACCCGCTGCCGAGAGCTGGGACCGGCGAGCGGATTTGCGCTGATGTTCCTGCTCGACACCGATATCGTCTTCGAACTGCGCCACGCCCGCGCCGGGCGCACCGATCCCGGCTTCACCGCATGGGCTTCGGGCGTTTCCACCCAGACCCTGTTCGTCTCGTCGATCGCGTTGCTCGAGCTGGGCAATGCGGCGACGCAGCTCGAACGCAAGGACAAGGCGGCCGCGCAGGCGATCGAGAGCTGGATCGATGCGCAGGTGATCCCGGCGTTCGAAGGGCGGATCCTGCCGGTGGATACTGCGACGGTCCGGCGGCGCGCGCAGCTTCCCTACGCCGATTCGCGCGACGGACTGATCGCGGCGACCGCCCTGGAGCATGGCCTGACGCTCGTCACGCGCAACACCGCCGCGTTTCGGGCGGGGCGGGTGAAGCTGTTCAATCCCTGGGGCTATACGCCCGACGCGTTCGACGAGGATCAGGACTGGCGGCAAGCGGCGCGCGCCGGGCCGCAATGGCTGAAGAACCTGTTCGTTCGCGCATGATCCCTGATGCGCGATGACAGGCGCGGCGCGATGGGTTATGGGGGCGGCATGTTCCGCCGTGGCTGGTTCCTGCTGGTCTGCCTGCTCGCATCGTCGCTGATCGCGACGACGACGGTGCATGCGCGTGAGGACATTCCCGGCGTCGAACTGTCGTGCAGCGGCATCACGCACCTGAGCGGCGAAGTGGAAGAACCCGCCGGAACCGTCGATCCGGGGCAGCCGCATCATCACGGCGCCTGTCATGGGCATGGCTATGCGACGCCGGCCACATCGGTTGCCGTTTCGGCGGCGGTGTCGCGGTCCCAGGGGCCGGTCGCCGCCCGCTATGCGCGGCTTGCCCGCCACACCCTCGATCCCGCGCTGAGGCCTCCCCGGGCCTGACGCCGCGCGCTCCGGCGCGTTCCGCCATAACCAGCTCAGCCAGCCGGCGCCGAAGGTGCGCGCCTGCTTCGGGGAATCCGTCCATGACGTTCAGATATGCGGCATTGCCGCTCGCTATTCTCATCCTGCTTCCGGCCTGCAACGGCGCGGAACCGCCCGCCAACACCAGCCCAGCCGAAGCCGCGGAAGCCGATCATGACGAGGAAGGCGTGGTCACGCTCACCGCGCGGCAGATCGCCACGGCAGGCATCGAACTCACCCATCCCGTGATCGGCGGCAGCGGCGGCGCGATCGAGCTGCCCGCGACGATCGAGGGGGATGCCGACGCCATACGCGTCGTCGCCGCGCCGATTTCCGGCCGCGTCATCGCGCTGAACCGCAACCTTGGCGACGCAGTACGCCGTGGCGAGACGCTGGCGATCCTCGAAAGCCGCGAAGCGGCGTCGCTCCATGCCGAAGTGGAGAAAGCCCGCACCCGGCTCGACTTGGCGCGCGCGACGCTGGCGCGGGACGAGGCGCTGTACAAGCGCGGCTTCCGCCCCTTGCGCGAAGTGGAGATTTCGCGCGCCGGTTTCGCCGAGGCAGAGACCAATCTGCAGCTGGCGCGGCAACAGGCTTCGGCTTCGGGCGCGCGGGGCGGGGGGCTCAATCGCATCGCCGTCACCGCGCCGATCGCGGGCCGGGTCATCGCCCGCCGCGCGACGCTGGGGCAGATGTTCATGGCCGACGCCGCCGATACCGAGCTTTTCCGCATCGCCGATACCAGCCGGCTGAGCGTCGCCCTGTCGCTTTCCTCGGCCGATGCCGCGCGCATCCCGCCCGGTACGCCGGTGGAGATCGTGGCCGGGGGGCGGCGCGGGAATGCGAAGATCCGCTTCGTGTCCCCCGCGCTCGACGCAGAGACGCGGCAGGTGCCGGCGATCGCGATGCTCGACACTCGTGCGGGCCAGTGGCGCGTCGGCGAGACGGTGACCGCGACCGTGCGGCTGGCCGCCGATGGCGACGCGGCGATCCGCGTGCCCTCCACGGCGGTACAGACGGTGGAGGGCAAGACCGTGGTGTTCGTCCGCACCGAAAGCGGCTTCCGCGCGGTGCCCGTTACGCTGGGCCGGCAGGACGGCGCGATGGTGGTGGTGACGGGGCTGACCGGGCGCGAGCAGATCGCGGCGGCGAACAGCTTCACGCTGAAATCCGCGCTCGGCGCGACCGAAGAGCATGGCCACTGAGATGATCGAACGCATCGTCAGCTGGGCCGTGGACAAGCGCTGGCTCGTCCTCCTCCTCACCTTCATCGCCGCGATCGTCGGCGGGGTTTCGCTCTATCGCCTGCCGATCGACGCGGTGCCCGACATCACCAACAATCAGGTGCAGGTGAACATCGTCGCGCCGGCGCTGTCGCCGGAGTTGATCGAGAAGCAGGTTGCGTTTCCGATCGAGACGGCGCTGGCCGGGATACGGGGGCTGGAGTCCACCCGTTCGCTCAGCCGGAACGGTTTCGTGCAGGTTACGGCCGTTTTCACCGACTCCACCGACATCTATTTCGCGCGAAGCCAGGTGCAGGAGCGGCTGACCGCGGTGCAGGCCGATCTGCCCGCGGGCGCGGTTCCCGAAATGGGGCCGATCGCGACGGGGCTGGGCGAAGTCTATATCTGGACGCTGCACTATGCCGAGCGCGCGCATGAGGGACACCGCCCCGGCGAGCCCGGGCTGCAGCCCGATGGCAGCTACATTACCCCCGAGGGCGACCGGCTGGAAAGCGCGGCGGACAAGGCGACCTATCTCCACACCGTGCAGGACTGGATCGTCGCGCCGCAGGTGAAATCGGTGGACGGCGTGGCCGGGATCGACTCGCTCGGCGGGTTCGAGAAGGAATATCTGATCGTCCCCGACGCGCAGCGCCTTGCCGCGCTGCGCCTGTCGCTGTCCGATCTCGCGACAGCGCTGGAGCGCAACAATGTCGCTACCGGCGGCGGCACCGTGAACCGCAATGGCGAGGGGCTGGCGGTGCGCGCCGACGCGCGCGTCCGCAGCCTCGCCGAACTGCGCGGCACGGTGATCGCCACGCGCGAGGGAACGCCGGTCACGCTGGGTCAGGTCGCCGAGGTGCGGCTGGGGCAGGGCGTCCGGCTGGGCGCGGCGTCGGAAAATGGACAGGAAGTCATCACCGGCACCGCGATCATGCGGATCGGCGAGAACAGCCGCACCGTCTCCACCGGCGTGGATGCGAAGCTGAAGGCGATCGCGCCGTCATTGCCGCGCGACATCGTGATCGAGCCGGTGCTTGACCGCACCCAGCTGGTCAACGCGACGATCGGGACGGTGACGAAGAACCTGTCCGAAGGCGCCTTGCTGGTGATCGTCGTGCTGTTCGCACTGCTCGGCAATTTCCGTGCTGCGCTGATCGCGGCGCTGGTTATCCCGATCACCATGTTGCTGACCGGGTTCGGGATGCTGCAGGCGGGTGTGTCGGCCAATCTGATGAGTCTCGGCGCGCTCGATTTCGGGCTGATCGTCGATGGCGCGGTGATCATCGTCGAGAATGCGTTGCGAAGGATCGCCGAGCGGCAGCATGAAGAAGGGCGCACCTTGACGGTGCCCGAACGGCTGGCGGTGGTCTCCGCCGCCGCGCGCGAGATGATCCGGCCCTCGGTCTATGGCCAGGCGATCATCATTCTCGTCTATCTGCCGTTGCTCACCCTGTCGGGCGTCGAGGGAAAGACGTTCGAGCCGATGGCGCTGACCGTGATCATCGCATTGGTCTTCGCCTTCATCCTCTCGCTCACCTTCGTGCCCGCGGCGATCGGGGTGATGCTGTCGAAGCCGGTCGAGGAGAAGGAAGGGCGCATCGTCGGCTGGCTCCGCCGGGGCTACCGCCCGGGGCTCGACCGGGCGATGGCGCGGCCGAAGACGACGCTGGGCATCGCGATCGGGGCGCTGGCGTTGGCGGCGGGCGGTTTCGCCACGTTGGGCCAGGAATTCCTGCCCCAGCTCGACGAAGGCGATGTGCTGGTCTCGGCCTTCCGCACGCCGGGAACCTCGGTCGAGCAGAGCCAGAAGATGCAGGCGCAGATCGAACGCGCGCTGCACGGGATGCCCGAGATCCGCGTCGTCTTTTCGCGCACCGGTACGGCGGAGGTCGCATCCGATCCGATGCCGCCCAACGCGACCGATACGTTCATCATGCTCAAGCCGCGCCGCGAATGGCCCAATCCGTCGGAGGACAAGGCGAAGCTGGTCGAGCGGATCGAGGCCCGGCTCGCGCAGGTGCCGGGCCATGCCTATGAAGTGACCCAGCCGATCCAGATGCGCTTCAACGAGCTGATCGCCGGCGTGCGGTCCGACGTGGCGGTAAAGGTCTTCGGCGAGGACTTCGGCGAGATGAACGCCACCGCGCAGCGGATCGCCGCGATCCTGCGGCGCATCCCGGGCGCGGAGGACGTCAAGGTCGAGCAGACCGAAGGCCTGCCGATGCTAGACATCGCTTTCCGCCACGACGCCGCATCGCGGCTGGGCGTGCAGGCGCAGGACGTGACCGACACCGTCGCGGCGGCCGTGGGCGGGCGCGAGGCCGGGGTGATCTTCGAAGGCGACCGGCGCTTTCCGGTCGTGATCCGTCTGTCCGATGCGGTGCGCAGCGATATCGAGGCGCTGGGTCAGGTGCCCGTCCCGACGCCATCGGGCGCGTTCGTGCCGCTGGCGTCGGTGGCGGAGATCCGCCTTTCCGACGGCCCCAACCAGGTGAGCCGGGAGAACGGCAAGCGCCGGGTGGTGGTGCAGGCCAATGTGCGCGGCCGCGACGTGGCGAGCATGGTCGCCGAAGCCGAAGCCGCGATCGCGCGCGAGGTTCAGCTGCCTGCGGGGATCTGGCTCGAATGGGGCGGTCAGTTCGAAAATCTCGCTTCGGCGCGCGATCGGCTGGCGATCGTCGTGCCTGCCTGTTTCGTGCTGATCCTGCTGCTGCTCCACGGCGCGCTGGGCAATGTCCGCGATGCGCTGATCGTGTTCACCGCGGTGCCGCTGGCGCTGGTCGGGGGGGTGGCGGCGCTGCTGTTGCGGGGCATGCCCTTCTCGATCTCGGCGGCGGTGGGGTTCATCGCGCTTTCGGGCATCGCGGTGCTCAACGGACTGGTGATGCTGACTGCGATCCAGCAGCTGATGGCGCAGGGCAGGGACCGGGCGGCGGCGGCGCGCGAGGGTGCGCTGATGCGGTTGCGGCCGGTGGCGATGACTGCGCTGGTGGCTAGCCTGGGCTTCCTGCCGATGGCGCTGGGGCATGGCGCGGGGGCGGAGTTGCAGAAGCCGCTCGCGACGGTGGTGATCGGCGGGCTGGTGTCGGCGACGCTGCTGACCCTGTTCGTCCTGCCGACGCTCTATGCGCGGCTGGGGCGCGCGCGGCCGGGGTGAAGCGCGCGCGTCACCACTAAACACTACGCAATGCGACAGGTTGCAACTTGGTGTGCACGTTCCCGCTCCGGCAGAAACTCGCCCGATCGGCACGCCTGACGAACAGGCTGGAAGACCGGTCACAGGTTTTCCAGCCGGAGTTCGAGTCCCATGTCCATCGCCCGCCTTCCGCTCGCCCCGCGCCGCGCTTTGCTGCTCGGCACCACCGGCCTCTGCCTGCTCTTCGCCACTCCCGCGCTTGCGCAATGCGCGACGGATGGCACGGACTTTAGCTGCTCGGGCGAGAATACAGGTTCGATCGATATCTTCAGCCCGGCGCCGGTCGAAGTCGTGATCCAGCCTGGCTTCTCGATCACCGGCAGCAACGGCGACGCCGCGCTCGTGATCCGCGGGGGCAATTCGATCACCTATACCGACAATGGCAGCTCGACCGTGACCGGCACAACTGCGCGCGGGCTGCTGATCGTCGGCGGGTCGGGCGGATCGGGCAAGGTCACGGTCAACAGCGCCGGCAACATCACCGGGGCAACGCTGGGCGCCCAGGTCAACAGCCTCGGATCGGGCGGAGTCGAGGCGCGGTTCAGCGGATCGATCACCGGCATCGGCAGTTTCGGGGTCGGCGTGCTCAATGCGCCGGGATCGAACCTGCCGGGGATCCCCAACAACACGGTGCTGGTGACCAGCGGCCCGGTCAGCGGCACCAACGGCATCGTCGTTGAGGGCCGGGGCGCGTCGGGATCGATCAGCATTACCACGACGGGCACCGTCACCGGCACCAGCGCCACCGGCAATGCCATCAGCGCGCAGCATAGCGTCGCCGGCGTCGGCGGGGACATCAATGTGACCACCAGCAACATCGTGTCCGCCGGAGTAGGCGTGAACGTCAGCAACAATGGGACGGGCGCAACCACCATCCAGATCAACGGAACGGTCGATACCGCCGGGTCCGGCGTAGGTGCGATCCACACCGCCACGGCCACCGCGCTGTCGATCACGACCAACGGCGCGATCAATGCCGGGCGCACCGGCATCCTGGCGAGCAATAATGGCAGCGGCGACACGAGCGTTACCGCCAATGCGCAGATCACCACACAGAATCTCAATCCCGCTGTTGCCAACGGCATTCCGAGCGGCAACGGCATCACCTTGTCCAACGGCTTGCTGGCCGGCAACGCGACGGTGCGTGCTGCGGGCGTCGATGGCGGTCGTGGCGGCATCCTTGTCGTCAATAATGGCCTGGGCTTCACCAGCGTGATCGCGACCGGCCCGGTCCGCGCGCGCGCCGGCATTGGGATCGAAGTGGTGACCAGCGCCACCACCACCGACACGATCGTCAACTCGGCAGGCGTCACTGCCACCGGCGACGGGATCAACGTTACGCATAACGGCACCGGCGCGCTCAGCATCATCGCCACCGGCGACGTGGTGTCCGAAAACGGCGTCGGCATCCGTGCCCGGGTCGACGCCGGCACCGATCTGGCGGTCAACGCGACCAACGTCCGAGGCAACACCCTCGGCATCTTCGCCAGCAGCCGGGGGCGCGACATCTCGGTAACCGCGACCGGGCTGGTTCAGGCCAACGCCACCGACGGTGTCGGCGTCTCCGCCCGCAATGTCGTCGGCGCGCGCGGCATCGCGGTCAACGTCAACGCGGTGGATGCCGCCACCGGCATCTTCGTCGAGAATGTCGGCACCGGCCCAACCAGTGTAACGGCGACAGGCCTCGTGCTCGCGCGCAACGGGTCTGGCATGGACATTCGCACCCGAGCGGCCTCGGGCGGGACGACGATCAACGTCGCCAATGTTACCGGATCGACGGACGGCATCACCGCTTCGCTCGGCGGCACTGGCGATGTCGTCATCAATGCGACGGGCCTCCTCTCCGGCGAGGCTATCAACGGCTTGAGCCTTAGCGACTTTGCGGCGGGCAACCTGACGATCAACGTGAACCAGGTGTCGGGCGGGGCGAACGGCGTCCGCGCGAACAACAGCGGCGGCAGTTTCCGCTTTACCGCGACCGGCCTGCTCTCGGGAGGCACCGGCACCGGGGCGAGCATCGCCAACAATGCGTCCGGCGTTGACCTGCTGGTCAACGTCGCCTCCGTGCAGGGCGGGGTCAACGGCTTGTCCGTTTTCAACGGCGGCACGGGCAATACTGAGGTGACCGCGACCGGTGCGCTGATCGGCGGCACCGGTGACGGCCTGATCGTAACCGGGAACACCGGCAGCGGTGACCTGACCGTTAACCTCGTCGATGCCAGCGGCGGCCGGTTTGGTCTTGTCGGCCAGACTGCGGGCACCGGAAACGCGCGCGTGACCGCGACGGGAACGGTACGCGGCGTAACGGCCGGTGCGCGGCTTATTGCTGTCGGCGATGCGGGCACGATGCTGGGCGATTTCCGCAACGTGACTGGGGTCGAGGCCGGGATCTCCGCCCGAACGCTGGGCAGTGGCCGACTGGCGTTGATCACGCGTGGCCTGATCGAAGGCGGGACCGCAGCGATCGACATTGAGGCAGGCAATGGCGAGGCCTGGACACTCACCAACAGCGGCACGATCCGCAACAGCTCGGGCGTGTCGTCGGCGCTGGCGATCCGCTCGACCGACGGCTCGGGTACGATCACCAACAGCGGTGTCGTGCTCGGCACCGTCTCGCTCGGCGACTTCACCGCGCAGGGTGGCGGGCAGGGCCCCCAGAATGTCGGCCGGATCGGCACGCAGGCGGTTCCCAACGGCCATGAATTCGTGAACTCGGGCGAGTGGAACAGCATCGGCGGCACCAGCGAGTTCCTCGGCGCGGCCGATGTGCTCCGCAACCTGTCGGGCGGCCGTCTGGTCGGCGGCCTGAATTCGGGTGTGGCCGAGACCACGATCTACTCCGGCCTCGAAACGCTGGCCAATAATGGCACCATCACGCTGCGCGACGGCGGCATCGGCGACGTGATCCGCACCAGCGGCGATGCATCGTTCGGCGCAGGCTCGGTCTTCGCGGTCGATGCCGGCGGCGCGGGTTCCGACCGGTTCTTGGCGGGCGGCACGGTCACCATCGCGCCGGGCGCGCAGCTCCAGGTGGGCAACCCGCAGACCCTCGTCCTCGGTACGCGCTACACCATCCTCGAGGCAGCAGGCGGCGTGACCGGCAGCTTCACCTTCACCAACCAGCTCATCTCGACCTTTGTCGGCTATCGTCAGGGCCAGACGGCCAATACCGTGTTCGTCGAACTCGCCCAGCTCCGCACCTTCGCGGCCGCCGGAAACACCTTCAACCAGCGCAGTGTTGCCGGCGCGCTCGACAGCTTGCCGAGCAGCAATCCGCTCGCGGCCGCCGTGTTGATTCTGCCGAGCGATACCGCCGCGCAGGGGGCTTTCGACGCGCTCTCGGGCGAAATCCATCCCGGCGTCCGCACCGCGCTGATCGAGGACACACGCCTGCCGCGCAACGCCGCGCTGGCGCGCCTCGACGATCGCCGGGGCGGCGCGATCTGGGGCCATGCGCTGGGCAATTGGGGCCAGAGCGACGGCGCGGCCGGCGTCGGCGATCTGCGCCGCGACGGCTATGGCGCGATCCTCGGCGCGGACGTTGCGCTGGGCGACACCGCCTCGATCGGCATTGCCGGGGCCTATCTGGAGCGCGACCTCGATCTGCCGTCGCGCGCCAGCAGCGGCACGCTCAAGAGCACGCACGTCCTTGGCTATGCCGGGGTCCGCTTCGGCGGCTTCGGGATCAAGGCTGGTGCAGGCTATGCCACCGCCAGCATCGACACGGTGCGCGGCATCGCCTTTCCCGGCATCGCCCAGACCGTCACCGCCGATTATGACGGCACCGTGCTTCAGGGCTTTGCCGAGGCCGGTTACCGCATCCCGCTCGCCGGCGGGCATGTCGAGCCCTTCGCCCAGATCGCCACGATCCGCGCCGAGACCGACGGCTTCGCCGAAACTGGCGGCAGCGCGGCGTTGACGGCTAGCGAGGAGCAGGACAACGCGACGATCTCGACGCTGGGCGTGCGGTTCGAAACTGC harbors:
- a CDS encoding cation:proton antiporter, translated to MDPFSEVIRVLSDVLAPHGPVVAGVKTMSPSDYSIHFFLQLAVIVLTCRVVGWLGQKFLGQPQVVGEMIAGVVLGPSLLGLLFPEIQAAIFPKESKNVLYVGAQLGVGLYMFLVGTTLRIDHFKSKAKSAMTVSFSGILVPFLLAALITPMLLGVPGLFTPGISQASATLFLGACIALTAFPMLARIIHERGLSNTSLGTLSLTAGAFDDAVSWCVLAVVLATFGGGPGVAILAIGGGLLWAGIVVLFGGKLLAPLARAVEAKGEMSPTILAVVLIAFCTSAFFMDVVGIHAIFGGFILGVVMPRGLFADELRKKIEPLAVVLLLPMFFTYSGLNTRMDMVNSVELLLIAFGILIVSILAKFGACYAAARFSGEDNRTALGIGVLMNSRGLMELIIINIGLQKGIIGPTLFSMLVLMAIVTTVMASPLFEVVYGKKARETGELDELKGGMVAAAA
- a CDS encoding type II toxin-antitoxin system Phd/YefM family antitoxin, encoding MKVISSRDFNQDVSSAKRLARLEPVFVTDRGKPTHVLMSIAAFRQLTGATESVVDLLAMPGATGSDLDPPAAESWDRRADLR
- a CDS encoding type II toxin-antitoxin system VapC family toxin, with amino-acid sequence MFLLDTDIVFELRHARAGRTDPGFTAWASGVSTQTLFVSSIALLELGNAATQLERKDKAAAQAIESWIDAQVIPAFEGRILPVDTATVRRRAQLPYADSRDGLIAATALEHGLTLVTRNTAAFRAGRVKLFNPWGYTPDAFDEDQDWRQAARAGPQWLKNLFVRA
- a CDS encoding efflux RND transporter periplasmic adaptor subunit, whose protein sequence is MTFRYAALPLAILILLPACNGAEPPANTSPAEAAEADHDEEGVVTLTARQIATAGIELTHPVIGGSGGAIELPATIEGDADAIRVVAAPISGRVIALNRNLGDAVRRGETLAILESREAASLHAEVEKARTRLDLARATLARDEALYKRGFRPLREVEISRAGFAEAETNLQLARQQASASGARGGGLNRIAVTAPIAGRVIARRATLGQMFMADAADTELFRIADTSRLSVALSLSSADAARIPPGTPVEIVAGGRRGNAKIRFVSPALDAETRQVPAIAMLDTRAGQWRVGETVTATVRLAADGDAAIRVPSTAVQTVEGKTVVFVRTESGFRAVPVTLGRQDGAMVVVTGLTGREQIAAANSFTLKSALGATEEHGH
- a CDS encoding CusA/CzcA family heavy metal efflux RND transporter gives rise to the protein MIERIVSWAVDKRWLVLLLTFIAAIVGGVSLYRLPIDAVPDITNNQVQVNIVAPALSPELIEKQVAFPIETALAGIRGLESTRSLSRNGFVQVTAVFTDSTDIYFARSQVQERLTAVQADLPAGAVPEMGPIATGLGEVYIWTLHYAERAHEGHRPGEPGLQPDGSYITPEGDRLESAADKATYLHTVQDWIVAPQVKSVDGVAGIDSLGGFEKEYLIVPDAQRLAALRLSLSDLATALERNNVATGGGTVNRNGEGLAVRADARVRSLAELRGTVIATREGTPVTLGQVAEVRLGQGVRLGAASENGQEVITGTAIMRIGENSRTVSTGVDAKLKAIAPSLPRDIVIEPVLDRTQLVNATIGTVTKNLSEGALLVIVVLFALLGNFRAALIAALVIPITMLLTGFGMLQAGVSANLMSLGALDFGLIVDGAVIIVENALRRIAERQHEEGRTLTVPERLAVVSAAAREMIRPSVYGQAIIILVYLPLLTLSGVEGKTFEPMALTVIIALVFAFILSLTFVPAAIGVMLSKPVEEKEGRIVGWLRRGYRPGLDRAMARPKTTLGIAIGALALAAGGFATLGQEFLPQLDEGDVLVSAFRTPGTSVEQSQKMQAQIERALHGMPEIRVVFSRTGTAEVASDPMPPNATDTFIMLKPRREWPNPSEDKAKLVERIEARLAQVPGHAYEVTQPIQMRFNELIAGVRSDVAVKVFGEDFGEMNATAQRIAAILRRIPGAEDVKVEQTEGLPMLDIAFRHDAASRLGVQAQDVTDTVAAAVGGREAGVIFEGDRRFPVVIRLSDAVRSDIEALGQVPVPTPSGAFVPLASVAEIRLSDGPNQVSRENGKRRVVVQANVRGRDVASMVAEAEAAIAREVQLPAGIWLEWGGQFENLASARDRLAIVVPACFVLILLLLHGALGNVRDALIVFTAVPLALVGGVAALLLRGMPFSISAAVGFIALSGIAVLNGLVMLTAIQQLMAQGRDRAAAAREGALMRLRPVAMTALVASLGFLPMALGHGAGAELQKPLATVVIGGLVSATLLTLFVLPTLYARLGRARPG
- a CDS encoding autotransporter domain-containing protein, coding for MSIARLPLAPRRALLLGTTGLCLLFATPALAQCATDGTDFSCSGENTGSIDIFSPAPVEVVIQPGFSITGSNGDAALVIRGGNSITYTDNGSSTVTGTTARGLLIVGGSGGSGKVTVNSAGNITGATLGAQVNSLGSGGVEARFSGSITGIGSFGVGVLNAPGSNLPGIPNNTVLVTSGPVSGTNGIVVEGRGASGSISITTTGTVTGTSATGNAISAQHSVAGVGGDINVTTSNIVSAGVGVNVSNNGTGATTIQINGTVDTAGSGVGAIHTATATALSITTNGAINAGRTGILASNNGSGDTSVTANAQITTQNLNPAVANGIPSGNGITLSNGLLAGNATVRAAGVDGGRGGILVVNNGLGFTSVIATGPVRARAGIGIEVVTSATTTDTIVNSAGVTATGDGINVTHNGTGALSIIATGDVVSENGVGIRARVDAGTDLAVNATNVRGNTLGIFASSRGRDISVTATGLVQANATDGVGVSARNVVGARGIAVNVNAVDAATGIFVENVGTGPTSVTATGLVLARNGSGMDIRTRAASGGTTINVANVTGSTDGITASLGGTGDVVINATGLLSGEAINGLSLSDFAAGNLTINVNQVSGGANGVRANNSGGSFRFTATGLLSGGTGTGASIANNASGVDLLVNVASVQGGVNGLSVFNGGTGNTEVTATGALIGGTGDGLIVTGNTGSGDLTVNLVDASGGRFGLVGQTAGTGNARVTATGTVRGVTAGARLIAVGDAGTMLGDFRNVTGVEAGISARTLGSGRLALITRGLIEGGTAAIDIEAGNGEAWTLTNSGTIRNSSGVSSALAIRSTDGSGTITNSGVVLGTVSLGDFTAQGGGQGPQNVGRIGTQAVPNGHEFVNSGEWNSIGGTSEFLGAADVLRNLSGGRLVGGLNSGVAETTIYSGLETLANNGTITLRDGGIGDVIRTSGDASFGAGSVFAVDAGGAGSDRFLAGGTVTIAPGAQLQVGNPQTLVLGTRYTILEAAGGVTGSFTFTNQLISTFVGYRQGQTANTVFVELAQLRTFAAAGNTFNQRSVAGALDSLPSSNPLAAAVLILPSDTAAQGAFDALSGEIHPGVRTALIEDTRLPRNAALARLDDRRGGAIWGHALGNWGQSDGAAGVGDLRRDGYGAILGADVALGDTASIGIAGAYLERDLDLPSRASSGTLKSTHVLGYAGVRFGGFGIKAGAGYATASIDTVRGIAFPGIAQTVTADYDGTVLQGFAEAGYRIPLAGGHVEPFAQIATIRAETDGFAETGGSAALTASEEQDNATISTLGVRFETARAGAFSVGGMAGWQHGFGTLDPATGFRFATGNGFTVLGAARSRDAAVATIDARFRLSPGITFSVAYDGALGSSGADHSVSGGLRIAF